A region of Toxorhynchites rutilus septentrionalis strain SRP chromosome 1, ASM2978413v1, whole genome shotgun sequence DNA encodes the following proteins:
- the LOC129779187 gene encoding G2/mitotic-specific cyclin-B3 isoform X2, whose product MAPAKQNETTALLPTLRKTITTRSKASAVNQNQNGEDHQPLQRGKRKAEHSPAKNERGVKRSALGNLTNAVVLNTESDSDGGPHMLKGGKGVTTGTALSKQASQLIHQLTSNIVNNKKIAPSKTTEVFTKPDPNAPRTRAATKILTRAASRQQLSAKNAPKNVVNNRTNIQESAGHPLKSQISNVTTTIVKTKDATFDGAKPQTTAAVAAAQQGKPKRRISNEFEKTEDSLYMSALEDIPSSGSLRLSEHFGSACSVAVTPVKGKNAKDPAEKDTSSARKRTPDGVEDYDLMNWNDPYQVSHYAQDIFTYQQERESQFIIPDYMEKQPHISKWMRALLVDWMVEIQESFELNHETLYLAVKIVDIYLSRAEIEKESLQLLGAAALFIASKFDERVPPTVDDFHYICDGAYLRREMILMEIKVFKTIGYDLGIPLSYRFLRRYARVNRIDMPVLTLARYILEFSLMDYATIQLRDSKLACAALFIAMRMNNMPGWNKTLEFYSGFKIEDFAEIAILLNNIMTRKPKESLNTIRHKYSHELFFESAKKPFITDLSKLFDTTGFQFSSIQASTGSATAPAICTRSQSATSGGATTTTTTTTV is encoded by the exons ATGGCTCCAGCGAAACAGAATGAAACGACTGCCCTGCTGCCAACGCTCAGAAAAACCATCACAACGAG GTCCAAAGCATCCGCGGTGAATCAGAATCAAAACGGCGAGGATCATCAACCTCTACAACGGGGCAAGCGGAAGGCTGAACACAGCCCAGCTAAGAATGAGCGGGGTGTGAAGCGATCGGCCCTCGGCAATCTGACCAATGCGGTCGTGCTCAACACAGAGTCGGACTCCGATGGGGGTCCTCATATGCTGAAAGGTGGCAAAGGTGTCACCACTGGCACTGCCCTGAGTAAGCAAGCCTCCCAGCTCATCCACCAGTTAACTAGCAATATTGTAAACAATAAGAAGATTGCGCCCAGTAAAACG ACGGAAGTGTTCACCAAGCCAGACCCCAATGCACCTCGAACGCGTGCCGCTACCAAAATCCTAACCCGTGCTGCCAGTCGTCAGCAGCTAAGTGCAAAGAATGCTCCCAAAAATGTGGTGAATAATCGAACTAATATTCAGGAATCTGCCGGCCATCCGTTGAAGTCGCAAATTTCAAACGTGACCACTACGATTGTGAAGACGAAAGATGCGACCTTCGACGGAGCAAAGCCACAGACGacggctgctgttgctgccgctCAGCAGGGAAAACCAAAGCGTAGAATATCGAACGAATTTGAAAAGACTGAAGACAGCTTGTACATGTCGGCCTTGGAAGACATTCCGTCTAGTGGGTCGCTTCGATTATCGGAGCACTTTGGGAGTGCTTGCTCTGTGGCGGTGACCCCGGTGAAGGGTAAGAATGCGAAAGATCCGGCAGAGAAGGACACATCGTCCGCGCGAAAGCGAACGCCGGACGGGGTGGAAGATTATGATCTCATGAACTGGAACGATCCGTATCAGGTTTCGCACTATGCGCAGGATATTTTTACCTATCAGCAGGAGCGCGAGTCGCAATTCATCATTCCTGACTATATGGAGAAACAGCCGCACATCAGCAAGTGGATGCGTGCGTTGCTGGTGGACTGGATGGTGGAGATACAGGAGTCGTTTGAGCTGAATCATGAAACGCTCTATTTGGCGGTGAAAATTGTCGATATATATTTGTCACGGGCGGAAATTGAAAAGGAATCGCTGCAACTTCTCGGTGCCGCGGCACTTTTCATTGCCTCCAAGTTTGAT GAGCGTGTTCCGCCAACGGTGGACGATTTCCATTACATCTGTGACGGAGCCTATCTGCGGCGCGAGATGATACTTATGGAAATCAAGGTTTTCAAGACCATCGGGTACGACCTGGGAATTCCACTGTCCTACAGATTTCTGCGACGATACGCCCGCGTTAATCGCATCGACATGCCGGTGCTGACCCTGGCGCGGTACATTCTGGAGTTTAGCCTAATGGACTACGCCACTATTCAGCTGCGGGATTCAAAGCTGGCGTGCGCGGCTCTGTTCATCGCTATGCGCATGAACAATATGCCAGGCTGGAATAAAACGTTGGAGTTTTACTCGG GCTTCAAAATCGAAGACTTCGCTGAGATCGCCATCCTGCTGAACAACATCATGACACGCAAACCGAAAGAATCGCTCAACACCATCCGCCATAAGTATTCACACGAGCTGTTCTTCGAGTCGGCCAAGAAACCGTTCATTACCGATCTGAGCAAACTTTTTGACACAACTGGCTTCCAGTTTTCCTCGATCCAAGCGTCGACAGGTTCTGCAACTGCACCTGCAATTTGCACTAGATCACAATCGGCGACCTCTGGTGGTGCCACGACGACGACAACGACAACAACTGTTTGA
- the LOC129779187 gene encoding G2/mitotic-specific cyclin-B3 isoform X1 — protein sequence MAPAKQNETTALLPTLRKTITTRSKASAVNQNQNGEDHQPLQRGKRKAEHSPAKNERGVKRSALGNLTNAVVLNTESDSDGGPHMLKGGKGVTTGTALSKQASQLIHQLTSNIVNNKKIAPSKTFQTEVFTKPDPNAPRTRAATKILTRAASRQQLSAKNAPKNVVNNRTNIQESAGHPLKSQISNVTTTIVKTKDATFDGAKPQTTAAVAAAQQGKPKRRISNEFEKTEDSLYMSALEDIPSSGSLRLSEHFGSACSVAVTPVKGKNAKDPAEKDTSSARKRTPDGVEDYDLMNWNDPYQVSHYAQDIFTYQQERESQFIIPDYMEKQPHISKWMRALLVDWMVEIQESFELNHETLYLAVKIVDIYLSRAEIEKESLQLLGAAALFIASKFDERVPPTVDDFHYICDGAYLRREMILMEIKVFKTIGYDLGIPLSYRFLRRYARVNRIDMPVLTLARYILEFSLMDYATIQLRDSKLACAALFIAMRMNNMPGWNKTLEFYSGFKIEDFAEIAILLNNIMTRKPKESLNTIRHKYSHELFFESAKKPFITDLSKLFDTTGFQFSSIQASTGSATAPAICTRSQSATSGGATTTTTTTTV from the exons ATGGCTCCAGCGAAACAGAATGAAACGACTGCCCTGCTGCCAACGCTCAGAAAAACCATCACAACGAG GTCCAAAGCATCCGCGGTGAATCAGAATCAAAACGGCGAGGATCATCAACCTCTACAACGGGGCAAGCGGAAGGCTGAACACAGCCCAGCTAAGAATGAGCGGGGTGTGAAGCGATCGGCCCTCGGCAATCTGACCAATGCGGTCGTGCTCAACACAGAGTCGGACTCCGATGGGGGTCCTCATATGCTGAAAGGTGGCAAAGGTGTCACCACTGGCACTGCCCTGAGTAAGCAAGCCTCCCAGCTCATCCACCAGTTAACTAGCAATATTGTAAACAATAAGAAGATTGCGCCCAGTAAAACG TTTCAGACGGAAGTGTTCACCAAGCCAGACCCCAATGCACCTCGAACGCGTGCCGCTACCAAAATCCTAACCCGTGCTGCCAGTCGTCAGCAGCTAAGTGCAAAGAATGCTCCCAAAAATGTGGTGAATAATCGAACTAATATTCAGGAATCTGCCGGCCATCCGTTGAAGTCGCAAATTTCAAACGTGACCACTACGATTGTGAAGACGAAAGATGCGACCTTCGACGGAGCAAAGCCACAGACGacggctgctgttgctgccgctCAGCAGGGAAAACCAAAGCGTAGAATATCGAACGAATTTGAAAAGACTGAAGACAGCTTGTACATGTCGGCCTTGGAAGACATTCCGTCTAGTGGGTCGCTTCGATTATCGGAGCACTTTGGGAGTGCTTGCTCTGTGGCGGTGACCCCGGTGAAGGGTAAGAATGCGAAAGATCCGGCAGAGAAGGACACATCGTCCGCGCGAAAGCGAACGCCGGACGGGGTGGAAGATTATGATCTCATGAACTGGAACGATCCGTATCAGGTTTCGCACTATGCGCAGGATATTTTTACCTATCAGCAGGAGCGCGAGTCGCAATTCATCATTCCTGACTATATGGAGAAACAGCCGCACATCAGCAAGTGGATGCGTGCGTTGCTGGTGGACTGGATGGTGGAGATACAGGAGTCGTTTGAGCTGAATCATGAAACGCTCTATTTGGCGGTGAAAATTGTCGATATATATTTGTCACGGGCGGAAATTGAAAAGGAATCGCTGCAACTTCTCGGTGCCGCGGCACTTTTCATTGCCTCCAAGTTTGAT GAGCGTGTTCCGCCAACGGTGGACGATTTCCATTACATCTGTGACGGAGCCTATCTGCGGCGCGAGATGATACTTATGGAAATCAAGGTTTTCAAGACCATCGGGTACGACCTGGGAATTCCACTGTCCTACAGATTTCTGCGACGATACGCCCGCGTTAATCGCATCGACATGCCGGTGCTGACCCTGGCGCGGTACATTCTGGAGTTTAGCCTAATGGACTACGCCACTATTCAGCTGCGGGATTCAAAGCTGGCGTGCGCGGCTCTGTTCATCGCTATGCGCATGAACAATATGCCAGGCTGGAATAAAACGTTGGAGTTTTACTCGG GCTTCAAAATCGAAGACTTCGCTGAGATCGCCATCCTGCTGAACAACATCATGACACGCAAACCGAAAGAATCGCTCAACACCATCCGCCATAAGTATTCACACGAGCTGTTCTTCGAGTCGGCCAAGAAACCGTTCATTACCGATCTGAGCAAACTTTTTGACACAACTGGCTTCCAGTTTTCCTCGATCCAAGCGTCGACAGGTTCTGCAACTGCACCTGCAATTTGCACTAGATCACAATCGGCGACCTCTGGTGGTGCCACGACGACGACAACGACAACAACTGTTTGA